The DNA window CTGGAGTACGTTCTTGCTACTCATTTCACCGTTTCCTCTAGCAGCAAGCCCCCGCTACTCTAAGATGATGAGCAATGAATGTTTTACCCGTGCCAGCCacagattttttaaacttttctaCACTTATGAGGCATAGGATCTACCTCAGCTTTTTccccactgttttttttctgcacttctcacTCTTTCTCAATGAATCAAGGAAGACTTATCTAAGTTTCTCACAGAATCAGGTCTTAGGTGGTActtctaaaaacaaacaaacaaatcctaTAAAAAGTTttgagaggtgctccaggttAGAGGGGTTAGTGATGCCAACCCCACAGAACAGGAGCACAAGGCTTGAGAGGGAAGAGGGTAAAAACAGTCCCCTAGAGCAGGTCCCTGTCTCAGAGAGGCCATGAGGAGCTATTTGAAACCCTTCCCCAAGTGTGAACCTGTGCTGGGTCTGGAATTAAGGAGGTGGAGAGGTTCAGTTATTggcctcctcctctctttctcctctcagtGTGGGATCTCTGACAAACTTCTCAGCATTTCTTAACTCTGTTCCATAGGAGAGGGACAGAAGACAGCAGAGATCTTGGTGACACCATCACCTTCTCTTAGCACAGCGCTAACCTCGTATCAGCCAAGGGAAACCTCTGACTTCAGTCCAGTGACTGCTGCCGTTCCTGAGACAAGCCTGGAGAAAAACTTGACTACTGCAACACTCAATGCCAGTGGCAACCACGCTACGGAGATGGAGGATGCCTCCGTCCCTACCACCCCCATGGGAGCCACTGAGGCAGAGAGACTGCAGGCTTCTGCCACTGCTAGCCCTGGGAATGTCACCGTTACACAGCATGAGCACCACAACGTGAGCTTCTCAGTCACTGAAATCCCCTCCCCTACCCCAGCTGCCAGTACTctggaagaaaaccagcacaaCCGCGAAGTCACAGAGCCTTTCAGCACAACGGAAGAAGTGGATGATGCCAGCAGCGCAACCCCCACACCTCCTCCGAACAGTGTGCCGGGTGAGGGTTTGTCTTTACTGCCTGTGTAGAAAGTCCTGACCCCAGGATGTACAACCTGGAAACTTCTGGACTATCTtgggagctggagagagggagaaaaagagaatgagCCATTGCATGGCCAGTTCAGTAGAACTGACTCATAGAGGTGCTGCTAATTCAGCATCCTCTTTGTAAACCCCATTCATTTTGGTATTAATTGTGCTGGCTGCTTTCTGATGAGGACGTTGATGGTGTGCAGGGAAGTCTGTTATATTTCTTATCTGATAAACATGCTTCAGCAGAGCTGACCTCTTGGGCTCTTCCTGCACTAGGGCTGGGGGCTTGACAGGAGccttccctgctgcctgcagaacaAGGCAGTGCACCCTCCCTTACCACACAGCATGGAGGTGGGCAGGCACAAGCATCACCCCAtccatccctgggcaaccaTGGGATTCCCTACCCTAccttcagatccctctggacagCATGGGAACTGGCTGTAGGTTCTGTGATCCCAGTCTCCCCCACCTTGGGGCCTGCCAGGCTGTCACACAGCCCTGATGCAAGGCAGGTATTGATTGACCATCGATTTGCATGTTGTTCATGCACAGCTGCATCCTTTGCCCTGTCTCTCGTGTCACGGGGCCCTGTTGTGTGACGCACAGACATGGCCTCAGGAGATGCTGCTATCCAGTCCCCAGGCAACCCACTTTGTGCTCCCCATAAGGAGATGTGAAGGACCTTTCCCAGCCTCATGCTCTGGGGTGATCCCCAGCTCTGTGAGGAGGTGTTTGAGGCTTCTTTTCCTGTGGGCTCACCTGAGGTTGGCTGACATTGCAGGCTGGTATATGTGACATTCTAAGCACTGGGGCTTAAAGCGTGGCTGCATTACAGGACCTGCTTGTTTTCCAAAGGATTGAGAATAAGCTGCTTTCCTGTAGTGCCAGCAGCCTGCCTTACAGCTGTGCTTCTATCTCAAATTCCGCAGAATGGTGTGCTTGCATTTTATCCTTTGAAATAACTGCTTGTTCCTATTTTGCAGCAACAACTAACAGCCCTCAGCTGGGCTCTTCTGATGAGCAGACCGTGGGACCCACAGCAGCGAGGCCTGAAACGAGGCCAGGAACAAGCCCTGTGGGTGCCACAGAGGAGAGCTCCACGGAGCCCAGAACTTCCTCTGCTCCCATCTCCACGGCAGGGAGCACGTCCTCTGCCACCACCTCCAGTTCTGCGATGGTGAGAACCTCTGTGACCAGCTCCACATCTGCTAGCACAGCTGCCATCCCCAGCAGCACATCTACACTGAGGCAGCCGTTAGAGCCCGTTCACGAGAAAGCTTCTGTCTTGGATGTCGGTGATGACGAAAATCCAGGTAAGTACCCTGCTTTTGTCCCCGCTTtcacaaaacagagcaaaaggTTAAGGCCAACGCAGATTGTCTTTTGGTTGCActgagaagaagcagaaaagtcaAGGCTTTGCTACTCCAGGCCTTGAAGGCTCTCCTTTGGCCTCATTCCTTTGGTATCCTTGCAGAGCTACCCAGTTCTCCTTTGGCTGATACAACGAGGGCTGATCCCTTGGTAATCACCGTGATCTCCGTCTTCATTGTCATGGTGGGCATCCTAGGCCTGGTGGGCTTCTTGAGATATCGCCAGCACAACAGCCGCGTGGAGTTCCGGCGCCTGCAGGACCTGCCCATGGTGAGTAACGCCTTCAGCCCACCCTGATGTGGTCTGGCTTGCTACTGACTGCTTTGTAGTTCCCCTTCTACATCAGCAATGCTTTGGGTATTAGCAGCAGCAAGAATTCTGATCACAACTCCTGTTCCCTCTTAGGTCCCTCTCCTTCCATCCAGGGTTTGAATCAAGACGCAAGTCTCAAGGTTGGCCACTAAAGCAgctctctctctgccttccccTCATTCTGCAGGGGAATGCTAAGAGGTTAAGtagagagaggaaggggagcTCCAGCCAAACTTCCCCTGAAATGACACCTTCCTAGCCTCTCCTCCTGTATCCTGACATACTTGCTTTGTGACTGTGACAAAGCAGATTCTGTGCTCTGTTCCGGGGTGGTTCTGTTTGTCTGCGTTTGACCCTTTGGGGATATAAAAAAGAGAGTTTCAGAGGCTGGATTAGCTCTGGGGAAGCTGCAACTCTCTCACTGTGCTTTCTGGGATGGAGCAGTACCGATTTCCTTCTGCAGCTAGGAAGCAAGCTGATGCTGTGTCACGCTGAGTGGAGTTTTCCACATCCCTGCAGCGGGCAGGCTCTTCCCGCATACACCTCTTCTCTCCAGAAGCTGCAGCAAGATGGGAGAGTGACAGTCCAAAGATCCAGGAATTGCACAGGGACAGCGTTTAGGTGGATTGCTGGGCAGATGCTGCCTGCACAGCACTCTTCCAGGCTGGGACTGTTTGCCATCGTGCAGACATCTCATTAAAGCACGCTCTTCTCTGCTTCTAGGATGACATGATGGAGGACACCCCTCTCTCACTCTACAGCTACTAGGCAACCAGGCTGTCCTCTGCCTGGCCGGCTGAACTTCCCAGAGGAGAAGGCCTTAAGGACTTGGTCCCAGACAATCTGCTGAGGAATGAGGGCCTGTGATTTGCACGCAACTGAAAGAACCTTTTAAGATGGCTTTTGGTTTTAGACATTTTAAACAGTTCAATGTTGAAGGTTTTTATGCTGGAAATCACAGAGCAAGTCTGGCCCTGTTCCTCCAGGCTCTCCTTGAAACAGTGCCCTGAAGACATGCCTCCTCCTTTTAGTGTGGTGACAAATTAGCCAAGACAACCTTTGCCATCGTGTTCTGCATGGATCTCTTCTGTCCCTcttggcagctgctgctttcaaaGGAAGTGGCCAAGTGATCCATACTTCTAACGGCTTTTAACACTGGTGGTGTTGGTACAGTGCTAGCAAAGGAGACTGCTGTTTTCTGAGGGAGCCAAGGATGTGGAAGCCAGTTCTCATGGGCTCCctcttgttctgtgtttttaaggttatttgttttgggttttttcttgcactttttttgttcctgtttcAGCTTTAGTCCTGGGATCAGCACTGATCATCCCGAAATACTTACCAGGAGGATGACAGGCTGCCCTGCTTCCTCCTTCCTACACGCATACCTTTTCTCTTTAACCAGGGAAAACAGTTTTGTGGCCATTGGAGAAGTGCCCTTGCTACTTGATGTTGCTTTGAAGTTGCTGGGAGGAAAATGAGCATAATTGTAGCTTAACAGGGCTTGATAGGACTTAGTCTATTGCCAATTAGATGTACTAATTTGGTCTCACCCAAATTAGGAAACTCTCTCCCTATACTTGACGCTTTCAGCATATGCATAAACTCCTTGCCCAGGCTCAGTAAGTGCTTTAGCGCATTTCCCTGCCTGGATTGACACACACCTTTCCTCAGGTACCTCCCATTTTGCTGCTAGCATCTGGTTGCTGAAAGTTGTTGTACAAAACTAGTACTGAACTCTCCCTCCTCTGCTATGCAAGGTCAAAGCTCTTTTACCTTCTCCTGTTGGTCTTTGAGCCAGTTGGTGTATTGTCATGAGGACAGATCCTGGATGTAGGTgccttcccccccttccctttctAGGCATTAGGCTGATTAGATTCTGCACTTTGGCCTCTAAGTATCTCTGCTGTAGACTGCATCCAAGGCTCTTGAGGCCCCTCAAGGAAACCCACGGACCAGAGTCTCTGAGCGTAAAGGCTGAGGCTCTTTTGGTGCCCTCACCTCAGAAAGACTGGAGTGTGTGTGACATGGAAGTCTTCATGTGATTAACACCTGCTCTTGTTTTCTAATTCACGTTTGACTGCAGGTAAAGTGAAACACATGCCTTCTCTAGAGTGTGTGATTTTTGGCTAAGCCAGTTGTTCCCTCAGGATACAGCAAGGGCTAGAGATTATCTACCGCATTGCTCTTAAAAACTTTggtctctcctctcctttcagtGGCAACGCTCACTGACCCCACAAAGGACAGATACCAGGCATCACTAGCAAAAGtacctttttttccagtgctgttATTGCTTGTCTtagcagggaaaggggaattTCCCCATCAGCAGGACTCAAATGATCTGCAAAGCCCAAAGATGGAGCAGAACCAGTCTGAGTCAAATAGATGAACTGCGTAAGGCAGCGGTTCCTCCTTCCTGCGTTGCTACTTCTGAAGTGGCTGACGAACGGCTGCAGTGCAGTTAGGGTTCAGCTGTGGCTTTGCCTTGCATCTGTTTATTGTGAGGATGCCCAGTAAAATAGGGAAGAAGGATTGGTTCTCTCCTAATGTTATTGCATGAAAACTAAAAGGCAATTGTCACAACTCCAAAGCTTTTATATCAAGCATTGTCTGCACAGAACAATCTCCCTAGCTACAGGCTTGTTTCCCCTGCCGGAGGGCAGGGTGCTACTGGGTTTTGGCACTAAGAGAGGCAAGTTAGTGGTGGAAAATAAAACTCCATCCTGGCTGGAACTGGTGCAGGCTGGCGTAGCTAGCACACAACCAAAAGGGCAGGGGCTGGTTGTTCTGGTTTCCCGTGCACCGCTGTCCAGGGAAAAGGGGTGAGGAAGAAAACTTGCCCAACACCAAAGTGCAACtttctttgtaaaatatgttaatagtggattttttttctgcaataaaGTTACAAATGCCAAAGGAGTCCTAGTCCTCATATTTTCATTGCAAACATCTAACTGAAGAGCTTTTGTATATCGCGGTGAATCCTGTGACAGataaacagcagcagtttgggGTAGAAACACTCATAGAGCCAATACTAGTGAAAATGCCAGAAAGCTACAAACCATAGCTCTGAGGGTTCAGAAGGAACCTCCTGCTTGTTTTGCTTCTTGTCAGGGTCGTACCCTGTCTGGGTTGACTGAGATTAATTTGTATATGGTCAAATCAGATAAGATCTATTTTAAAGAACCACACTAGACCAAATAATCTAAGACGCACCTTTAGACTCTCTTCCTTTGCCTCTGATTGCAGATGTCCTTATTCTTGCCTGTTGTTAGCTGTAACCCCAAACTCTATTTACAGTAATATCCTGAAAGCCAGACTAATCCAAACCTAAAGTAGTATCATCTGTCATGTTTCTTTCTATGGcacaaaagacaaagcaaactgaaaagcatGTGCTTCTCTTTGTTTAACTTTATAGCTGTTTTGAACTCTTCCCTTTGGAGCTCAGACCCATAGGAAGGTAAGCACTCATGGTTTGTTTAAAAAGCCCAGCTCTTGCCACAGACCTGGTAAGAGTCTCTTCCGAGCTAACAGTCTCTCCTGTTACTGATAACTTGGGAAAAGTCATCCAGCTGATATCCTAGACCGTTTGTGTTACAAGGTTTTCTACTGTAAAACCAAAATACAGCGAATGAAACCACTTCGTCATAGGCTTTATGATGTTTTTGAAAGAGTTCCCACGATGAACCTAGAAAAGCAAATCCCTGAAAGATCTAGAGCAAGGGAAGAGCAAACAGATTTCTTAGCCTAGCAAAGTGCTTGCTCATTACTCTGAAGATGGCAGGATGAACTCTTAACCCTGCACAGATTTCAGTCCTGTCCCAACATACAACGTACAAAACAGGAGAAGTAAGTAACAGAATAAACGTGCTACAACTGAACTGGTCTTCTCAGGTCTGAAGTCAGCATTCTGGTTTATGTTGGAGTTTCTtctgttctgccttttttaCCACCAGCCCCACTCAGAGATGATTCATTCATTCAAACTGCTGAGCTGCCTGGTTTGAGAGGTAGCACAGAGCAGGTCTGCGTTAGCTggaggggcagcagcaggacaagcttgtgcaggcagctgccttTTAAGAGGCAGGAAGTTTAAGTTTTGCCCAGCCAAGTTCTGACCTCCCTGCCTGGTGATGCAGCCTCTGAAGGGGCCAGGTTTGGAGATGGACCATGGGCCAGCTGCAAGGGCTTCATCCTTCTCATGCAGCAAAGCAAACTGACAGAACCAGAAAACAACTGTTGCCAATTTCTGCATGTCTCTATGAACACAGCTCTTGCTTTTGATAAGGCTTAGTTTTAATGCCTCCTAGGTTAAGGCACAATTATATTATTAATTAGCAAGGGGACAAGTATCAATCAAATCACTTATGTTTAAAGCTAAATAGGAGGGAAAGAAACccagataaaagaaaagaagagtttGAGACCCACCTGCCTTGTCTGCCttcccctcctcacctctccaGGCTCATGTTTTGAAAGGCAGAGGATTTGAGCACCTGAAAAGTACCAGTGCTAGAGCTGCTGTGCCAAGGGCAGGGCTACCTGCGCTATGTGCCAGTTCTCTGCCCACTCAGTTATCCTTCATGGCTCGGTGCCTGTAGTTTAGTTTTGGATATCCTGTGTTTTCACTATCACGTCACATCGCAAGTCTGTAAATAAGGCTACAGACAGTGTTCAGAGAGAGAAACTGCCATGGGAAACATTGGAGTGGACAAAGCAGCGTGTGGATCTCCTAAGACCAGCATCCCCCTGAGGCTCTCCCAGGAATAAGTCCCCTGCACTTGCTCCCCtgtaaagcagaacaaaagagGCATTGCACTGATCCAGGGAGCAGGAGCACAGAAGCAAGCCGACAAGGCAGAGCAGTAAACTTTCGGTAATTAAGGCTATGAAATTATGCACAACCTGGGAAGATTTTGGCCAGTAGCCAAGCAATGTTGTTCTCATACCCAGGGGAGAACAGAAAATGCCTACTGTCATTTCCCAGGCACCCAGGAAGGAAACAGGAGACTGCACACCACCacattatttttacttaattttctCTGACAACATTCAATCCAGTATAAATGTAGATATGTcatgggggaagagggagagttATTTCTAAGTGTACCTCCTgagcctctgccagggatgTTCCCATCTAATTGCTACCTCTGCTTCCCTGCATTGCAGAAGTGAGAGAAGGATCTTTCCAATCCTCTTTTCCATCCCccacaaagaaaaatgaaatcatgCACTTCATGCCTAATAAATGTACTTAAAAGATGTACTCAACACTGCTCTGCTTCACGTGCACCAGCAGTTTAACAATGGTTAGCCTCAGTTCCTCtggagtaatttttcttttgaaagaccCATCAGCCAAATAACTCCATGAACCACAAAACCAGCATGAGCTAGATCAGACAGACAGTGGTCACAGCTGCAAGAAAATAACCAAGTGTTTTGTTCCTACTGTTCAGTTCCTGCTCTGTTTACAGGTAGGCCCAGTTTTCCACCCACAGTTCAAACAAAGGCCTCAGTTACCAGAGATATCCTCCCAGTCATAAAACAGGTCTCCCTGTGATGAACTGCCCAGAATTAATACATCCCTGCAGCAGAAGCCTTTTGCTAGCGCTCTTTGAACTATAATGGAACATCTGTTGACAATCTCCTGCAGGGTAACTTTTCCCCTCCCCTGTTTTAATCCCCTCTCCTTTAGAAGTACTTTTGCTCTGAAATTAGACACATCACTTGCCACAGGATGACTCTCACAAGCATTAAAAGTGTTTCCTTTCACGCTAGTCTTCCTTGGGAGCTGTAGGGAGAGGGATGAGCAGTGAGCCCCCTTTAGTATTTTCTTTAGAATTTGCTGTTATGTCTGAATTCCAGAAGCTTTCAATGCTAAATTACAGGTTCCGCTTGGAACAAGATGAGGCTCATGGGTTCTGGAACATGCCTTTCAGCCAGATGTAGGCACTAATTTGTTTTTGACCGAGAAGGGTTTTACTGCAAAATTAGTGAAGTTTTCCTTTGTGCTAATCCTGGCTATGCTTTCTGATCACGCAGGCAGATCGAGCCGTTAACGTGATCATTGCTTCCATTCCCCTACTGATCAGCTTGTGGGCAGGATAAGAATTTTtgcttactttttaaaaaggatcTCAATATTTATAGGTGGAAAGCAGTTGTGCACAATACTTTGTGGCTGGCTAGCAGAAAGGGAACTCGTTTTCAAAAAGGGCTGAGAGAAGCACTGGGAAAACAGCTCCTGTTGTTTTTCAGTCTAACCTGGTGTCCCACAGTGAGTGACAGAGAGTTGGTCACTTGATCCTGCTCAGCCTGTTTCTTGGATGCATCAAGTCACTTTCTAGCTCAGCTTCAGGCAGATCCAAGCCGTTCAAGCAGGCTTTGATATCCCGACCACGATCACTGTTCACACAGTCAGGTCCACTCTTAAGAAGCAGAGTTGAACACTGGGAAGCAGCTGTTCCCTGGAGAGGGAAAACTTAACTGATCACAGACTGATCTTCAAAGTAAAAGCCACAGTTCATGTAGCTGAATGAGATGAAGGTCATAggaacagcctctgcctctgtgTGCCATGCTCAAGCCCCAAATGACTGCTGCTACTCTTGGCACCACCAGACTGTTGGCTTTTCAAACCAGTCCTAACCAAGCTCTGCTGGCCCCACATTACATCATCCTTCACTCTGTGTCCAATCTCAAGGTCCTTTGTATTGACTGAGAAGTAGGCAGCAAAGAAAATGCCACATATCCATCTCCTGTGCTATCTCATCTGCCAGACTACAAAGCCTTCACCATCAAATAGGCAGTTGtcctctttcctcctgctctAAGGTTCTCTGAAACTCATTCACTcacctcttcccttctccttcaccaGATACCAGTTCTAAAATTAAGTTCTCCCAGaggaaaatggaattaaaaaacccaaaccacattaAGAAATTTCACAAGGCCCTTTTTTGCCACTTTATTCTCATAAAGCAAACCCAGCAACCTCCCCTTTATGGTGGTCATGGAAGCTTCTGTACACAAAACAACATTCCTTAGCCTGTTTCAAGCCACAGAAGAGGAAGCAATTTACCAACACACGCTCATCAAGTCTGCTGTTCCACATGAGGTCTTGTCAGAGAGGGTAAATGTATGGTCAGCCCGTACGTGTTCCGTTCTTGCTATGTATAGAATCTCCCCAAATGGCACAATCTGAGTCCAGCTATATATCCCAGAGCTTTAGCTACCCAACAGTTCAAACAATACCCAACACGACCCAAAACTTGCAGcatatttggggaaaaaataaacaacataaCATTTGAAGGCATTAATAGAGATATCACACAAAATGATCTCTATTTGTTTTGGTCCACCAAGTGAGAGCTTGGAAGATGAGATCATATAGCCCATCCCTTGGGAAAAAGCAGGAGCAAAAGGCTGAAGCTAGGAATTCTCTGACCCCGGAGGAAACTCCCAGTTGCAGACAAGCACCACAGCACCTCTCGCTTTCCAAGCCAGCCAGCAACAGCAAAAGCTGATTGATGCCCCACAAAACAGACCCTCCGTCAGTGTCTGTCACCTCAGGTGAAAGAAGAGAATACGCAGAACTGCGTTGTAAAGGTGTAAGGCCTAAGCAAGAGAGCATGAGATGACCCCACACAGTTCAGGTCTCAGACAGGGTGGGACTGGGCAGGTCTGTGAATGATTTCTCAAAACGGCCGCTTCCCTTCCTTGAGTTGCCCCCTTGGGTCAGTCCCGCACCTCATAGCATCCAGTTCTGCTAAATCCAGGTAACAAGTCAAGAAGAACTTGCCTGCCTAGGGAAGCCAATATCCCTTCCATCTCTTACGTGTTCACTAAGGAAAGAAGGCGTCTGTTAGTTAACACAAAAGGCCACACAGCTTTATTTCAGGCAGGCTGTCAGACAGGTCACTGCTGAGCTATTTCTAGTCTCTACTCCAGCATTGCTCTCCTCCAGCTCAAAACACAGCATGGAGATATCTTTACAGTCTACAACAGCGGAAACAAGGAATCCAGACTTCCCCAGGCTCCTTACCCCATATGCCAGCTCTAAGAACAAATGACAGCCTACGTCAAGCCCCTCCAACACTGCTGGTTCAGTGTGGACTGCAATCCATGTCAAACTAATACAAAAACATCCTGATTCACCTTCTACCAAAACAGAGAAATTCCAACAAGCATCCTCACGTGATACATAAGCTCAAATAAAAATTGATGCCCACATAAGTGAATTGTGGCCCCAGGTGTCCTAGCACGCTGCGCACTGATCAGGGTTTCTGGTGCTGctacaatataaatatttactaCTAATACTAAGCAACAGGTAATTAAGTTCTTCTTAATAAATGAAGGGTCCTGCTTGACCATTTGATTGGTAGAGCTCTATATAAGAGTCCCTACCTGGTGTTCCTCAGAACACATgttaaggagaaaaatgtaaCCCTTTGATGGGACATGAAGACTCTTTAAACATTGTCCTAGAAGCAACAAGACATGTTACGTCTGCTGCTACAAAGCAGTCAATTGTAGCAGATTTGCAAGTAAATTCTGAACCAGCTGGATTAGTAAATTGGAAAAACAGAACACGGGGCAGTTTAATGTGCCTTACAGCCTCCATTCACAAGAATCTTAAGCATCTTATTAAAGTAgggcatgatttttttcttttaaaggaacaTTAGCCCtttgtttcagatttcttttaataCTAAATGTTAATGCAAACACAAGGGGGGTTTATATCCTATAAGCAAGGCATAAATCCAAAAGGATAAAGAGGCTGAGAGACAAACCTTCTTGAAGTGAGCGATTTTCACTTTCCTAACCTGTCTGGCTGTGTGTCAGcaccaaaacaaaaatggaGCCACATTAAAAAGCTGTATCTTGGCACTGTCAGAAGAAATGATAAGTATCGTAACTGGCCCTCACATGCAGCTTTACATTACCCTGACACTAGACGAGGAGGGAGGATGAAAGAACAGACAGGCACATACATGTTACCTCTGTCATGGCACAGCAACAATGCTCTCAGAGCAAAGTTTTATGGTCCAAATGCTTGGCCACTGCTGCAAATCGTACTGCCTTCCTGCCCTTAGGTGCCTAATACTCACCTCTACCAGTAAAACTGGGCACAGCAAATTATCAGTATGACCTCTGGGATGCCCTGAACAACAGACATAAATAGGTTCTAGAGACCTCAATCATCTGCATTACTGTGGAAAACAGCAGGTCCTGATCCTGAGGGTGTAGGAACCAGCCACACTTGCCTCCAGGCACCTCAATCTCTGCAGTACTGGAACTCTCATCAGAGCCGACGCCTCTGAGGCTGAACTCAGATGTGGAAACCTCACCAAAAGATGGACAAAACCACGCTGCCTCTCTCAGCGTGTTCTTGCTTCTCTCCAAAAGAAATTAAGCAAGCAGCAAGCTAGGTCAAAAGTTCAAGGATGAGCTTGCTAAGCCTAAGCCTCCACCGTCTACTTTTTTCATCTGTATTTGACACCACCTCCAAATCATGCAAGTTTAAAACACAGAGAATCAACCAGCTCATTTCTTCTCAAAGACAAAGTCACAACACCAAACCCTTCCAAAACAAGGatcagtttgtgttggaaagggaCAAGACATCTGACCTGACCAAACAAAAGGGAGGCTGGAATACCATGTCTTGGAGTGCTAGTAAGATTGGCGTAAGTGGGGAATAGTTCCTGTGGTCTCTGTCTTTCCCTGCAGGCTCAGTGGGCAGCACCTCCTTCAAGAACAGACTTTTCACTTCATCTTTCAGGCCAGAGACTGTAGATCTGATCGAAGCAAAGCGATAACGCCAATAGTCCGTTAAGCTTCGCAATGCCTACTGGAACAGTTactgggggtggggatggggtgggaacCCCTTTGATGGGGTTTTTGACAGAGTCAGGCCACGCGGCAGCAGAAGGCAGTTCTGCTGAGCAATTCAATTGCGTTCTCAGCAGATGAACAGTCTGGCAGCAGAACCTCTGCCTCCCCACTTAACCCTGTTCACGTTGTTATCTCAGTTGTGCCAGCACAATTGTTTTCTGCAGCAGCGCTGTGAAACA is part of the Phaenicophaeus curvirostris isolate KB17595 chromosome 8, BPBGC_Pcur_1.0, whole genome shotgun sequence genome and encodes:
- the LOC138723648 gene encoding uncharacterized protein isoform X1, with the protein product MEGTWLRFAAACCLLCALPGEGQKTAEILVTPSPSLSTALTSYQPRETSDFSPVTAAVPETSLEKNLTTATLNASGNHATEMEDASVPTTPMGATEAERLQASATASPGNVTVTQHEHHNVSFSVTEIPSPTPAASTLEENQHNREVTEPFSTTEEVDDASSATPTPPPNSVPATTNSPQLGSSDEQTVGPTAARPETRPGTSPVGATEESSTEPRTSSAPISTAGSTSSATTSSSAMVRTSVTSSTSASTAAIPSSTSTLRQPLEPVHEKASVLDVGDDENPELPSSPLADTTRADPLVITVISVFIVMVGILGLVGFLRYRQHNSRVEFRRLQDLPMDDMMEDTPLSLYSY
- the LOC138723648 gene encoding uncharacterized protein isoform X2, which gives rise to MEGTWLRFAAACCLLCALPGEGQKTAEILVTPSPSLSTALTSYQPRETSDFSPVTAAVPETSLEKNLTTATLNASGNHATEMEDASVPTTPMGATEAERLQASATASPGNVTVTQHEHHNVSFSVTEIPSPTPAASTLEENQHNREVTEPFSTTEEVDDASSATPTPPPNSVPATTNSPQLGSSDEQTVGPTAARPETRPGTSPVGATEESSTEPRTSSAPISTAGSTSSATTSSSAMVRTSVTSSTSASTAAIPSSTSTLRQPLEPVHEKASVLDVGDDENPELPSSPLADTTRADPLVITVISVFIVMVGILGLVGFLRYRQHNSRVEFRRLQDLPMVPLLPSRV